A single Mustela lutreola isolate mMusLut2 chromosome X, mMusLut2.pri, whole genome shotgun sequence DNA region contains:
- the LOC131820851 gene encoding large ribosomal subunit protein eL15-like encodes MGAYKYIQELWRKKQSDVMRFLLRVRCWQYRQLSALHRAPRPTRPDKAHRLGYKAKQGYVIYRIRVRRGGRKRPFPKGATYGKPVHHGVNQLKFARSLQSVAEERAGRHCGALRVLNSYWVGEDSTYKFFEVILIDPFHKAIRRNPDTQWITKPVHKHREMRGLTSAGRKSRGLGKGHKFHHTIGGSRRAAWRRRNTLQLHRYR; translated from the coding sequence ATGGGCGCTTACAAGTACATCCAGGAGCTATGGAGGAAGAAGCAGTCCGATGTAATGCGCTTTCTTCTCAGGGTGCGCTGCTGGCAGTACCGCCAGCTCTCTGCGCTCCACAGGGCCCCCCGCCCAACCCGGCCCGATAAAGCGCACAGGCTGGGGTACAAGGCCAAGCAAGGTTATGTCATATATCGGATTCGTGTGCGTCGTGGTGGCCGCAAACGCCCGTTTCCTAAGGGTGCTACCTACGGCAAGCCTGTCCATCATGGTGTTAATCAGCTCAAGTTTGCACGAAGCCTTCAGTCTGTTGCAGAGGAGCGAGCTGGACGTCACTGCGGGGCTCTAAGAGTCTTGAATTCTTACTGGGTTGGTGaagattccacatacaaattCTTTGAGGTTATCCTCATTGATCCATTCCATAAAGCTATCAGAAGAAATCCTGATACCCAGTGGATCACCAAACCAGTCCACAAGCACAGGGAGATGCGAGGGCTGACATCTGCAGGCCGAAAGAGCCGTGGCCTTGGAAAGGGTCACAAGTTCCACCACACTATTGGTGGTTCTCGCCGTGCGGCATGGAGAAGACGCAATACTCTCCAGCTTCACCGTTACCGCTAA